The Neodiprion virginianus isolate iyNeoVirg1 chromosome 5, iyNeoVirg1.1, whole genome shotgun sequence genome contains a region encoding:
- the LOC124304363 gene encoding uncharacterized protein LOC124304363, with product MDWTLERVNDPRNFVILEKNKQSYSCGRKPDNDIICPSIVVSRQHCLFLRTDNGLAVIDLGSSNGIYVNGRLQDPKVVIELHDKDEIGIGCLETYRENEPMYVYKLCKGNTSLRNLEQFDDVLTQRPLEPEIQFVPQSEPTSVVSSVEKNARCARKRNLSIVNTVELNSGFAAPKIPKINEEHQIIQDGNAGVSQVKASIVLADISAKQEDESPEVEEIQEIWSTIKKVEPPKPKTDPPNLKLSDPPNPKTDKRKLRINLPKPKSNNPVRPVIPVIETNVGIIDRMTLNLKSNDDQMSSKAVEISIDCKEEVIIEEETPETKQKSVLPEQSEVNDCYAFVPKYCNETIDNVSKPKSTKLDSQPSCSAWFKGDVQELDKHQVVHSKTGRKSRSRNKNEDSSKHKKSTEKSAPDDTMDLSNAIKIRSSKSPPKSKETAEKEFNREQQSFYDQTPCATSSPFKLRSVKEEPRTSFSIIDTVELSDDEYDVFPSSQLFDGTGSDDAIDIEDGPPEIKSEYIPDAYDIKEEIIEPDYDEIIVPSDSDDEDNPWLQRLSESQRIKEEPDSPPMDFFDEMKNLNLDLLNAAILADTKVPESKEPESKKQSSHSEGSIKTLQPISFHDIERELNQENKVDSDSGIFHVSDPLPTSTKEKPSPENELDKSLRIKQTTPKRPEIIEPLHLPQRRRSSVKDSFTASSKHDDISPSASSSTEGTKLTNCTSRGSKQPPHLTFKQKRQLEIDDKIKQKQYEEEQRRRRVKNKWAKNVPLPLGKRKSLPISKNEKLEIVNQRKEKLKALANKEKLNSVKPSVERVAPQGKAKISAKNRGEFLISEQQQQTASTSKASSRPSKTLKTKKESKNSTKVAETPSTSITAQSQSSKLASPKKISSQTVPLESSKDKKASVNKVLAQTHEERMEDKRKGVDEVTSSMATVMIDEMIGSDKEVSLNQKENWVPNLLDKKRQKKIRKKVRFDMEATTIKEYPIDSNNTMKKCPGKDALIPKDKLLVPPQQVVNKGQYPTLKEFLFHILAWNPSWLEEQKQLNSEPPVVVVTSWLKEQKNLKSEPPIVDDNGLIPLLTNYNNYNEYYHIMVPLLLLELWHGITKEFESIDQKKRRQTLFCSIVDNSITWEKIPSVNVTLTTMMLEMLANENEIKNQIHPVYGDLVFLELCYRDDDGKLHFSKVFAYITHMHKSLITPHTFFNRELGNYVKQSTHVLTYTVLTRPLKMNLCKRPLRLRCVTYLRSRMRMVQALQSLPSSPLLSSILNPKTESRTNLAQPQKPLQNSLITKDKLNSKQAEAVFKTTESIARKEPKICLIQGPPGTGKSHVIVNMVMQVLYGDNRFRRKDASLRILLCAPSNAAIDEIVLRLLKRRAQLPKDERFKMVRVGMTNAMHPRVKEISVEELAKRDVKRTNDSYKFWGQSMDSLEEEERFIEAKINALQSELSSMQKVNESQAHYNKLKLANLKARYDVIKNCGQNEGNTDPQYVLKQEREAQNNILVRANIIACTLSSCYTNIMESAFGDKQLNTCKIAAGGKKNNISVCIVDEATQSCEAETLIPLMLGVNTLVLVGDPAQLPATIISQRAKRLGLDQSLFSRIQRAQENLQNNSVIMLDTQYRMVSQISHWPNQFFYGGMLKNAEVNDTRAVLPFHPYRVLNMDTTQSHDRFSNTDEAEFVANLIHGMINHIDQRKVPKHVSIGVITPYKNQQNLVEAKINERITNTMGNLRGKISIEVNTVDSFQGHERDIIVMSCVRTNGIGFLSDPQRLCVALTRAKHCLVLCGNFATFRRDRMWNALLEDAQSRRNYIRLEATARPNEIVAYLVR from the exons ATGGATTGGACATTAGAGAGGGTTAATGATCCGAGGAATTTCGTAATTctcgaaaaaaacaaacaatcg TATTCGTGTGGTCGAAAACCAGACAACGACATCATATGTCCTAGCATCGTAGTCTCCAGGCAACACTGCCTCTTTCTCAGGACTGACAACGGCTTGGCAGTTATTGATTTAGGG AGCTCTAATGGGATTTATGTCAACGGACGTCTTCAGGACCCAAAGGTCGTAATCGAGCTTCACGATAAAGATGAAATTGGCATAGGTTGTTTGGAAACGTACAGGGAGAATGAGCCAATGTACGTGTACAAACTTTGCAAGGGTAAT ACGAGTTTAAGGAACCTTGAACAATTTGATGATGTATTGACTCAAAGACCTTTGGAACCTGAGATTCAATTTGTTCCTCAATCCGAACCAACGAGCGTGGTATCatctgtagaaaaaaatgctAGATGCGCACGGAAACGAAATTTGTCGATTGTAAATACTGTTGAGTTGAATTCTGGATTCGCAGCTCCAAAAATCCCTAAGATTAATGAAGAGCATCAGATAATACAAG ACGGTAATGCCGGTGTTTCCCAAGTCAAGGCAAGCATTGTTCTTGCTGACATATCAGCAAAACAAGAAGATGAATCACCGGAAGTggaagaaattcaagaaatttgGTCGACGATTAAAAAAGTCGAACCGCCAAAGCCAAAAACTGACCCACCGAATCTAAAATTGTCTGACCCTCCAAACCCAAAAACTGACAAACGAAAACTGAGAATCAACCTTCCAAAGCCAAAATCCAATAATCCCGTTAGGCCAGTTATTCCAGTGATTGAAACTAATGTCGGTATTATAGACCGTATGACCCTAAATCTCAAAAGTAATGACGATCAAATGTCTTCGAAAGCAGTTGAAATAAGCATTGATTGCAAGGAGGAGGTAATAATTGAGGAAGAGACTCcagaaacgaaacaaaaatctGTGCTACCTGAGCAGAGTGAAGTAAACGACTGCTATGCCTTTGTGCCAAAATACTGCAACGAAACTATAGATAATGTGTCTAAACCAAAGAGTACTAAACTAGATTCGCAGCCTTCCTGTTCTGCCTGGTTCAAAGGCGATGTTCAAGAGCTTGATAAACACCAAGTGGTACACAGTAAAACGGGTCGAAAAAGTCGATCGAGAAACAAGAACGAAGATAGCTCAAAGCACAAAAAATCCACGGAGAAATCAGCGCCAGACGATACTATGGATCTCTCTAACGCGATAAAAATAAGATCCTCAAAGTCACCTCCAAAGTCGAAGGAAACAGCAGAGAAGGAGTTCAACCGGGAGCAACAATCGTTCTATGATCAGACTCCATGTGCCACTTCTTCTCCGTTCAAATTAAGGTCTGTTAAGGAAGAGCCGAGGACCAGTTTCTCGATTATTGACACTGTGGAGTTGAGCGATGACGAATACGACGTTTTCCCAAGCTCTCAGTTGTTCGATGGGACTGGAAGCGACGATGCAATAGACATTGAAGATGGTCCTCCAGAGATAAAGTCGGAGTATATTCCAGATGCGTATGACATCAAAGAGGAAATCATTGAGCCTGACTATGATGAAATAATAGTGCCGTCAGATAGCGACGACGAGGACAACCCCTGGCTTCAAAGGCTGTCGGAGAGCCAGAGGATAAAAGAAGAGCCGGATAGTCCGCCAATGGATTTTTttgacgaaatgaaaaatctaaatCTGGATTTATTAAATGCAGCAATATTAGCCGATACTAAGGTTCCCGAAAGCAAAGAACCAGAATCAAAGAAACAGAGCAGCCACTCTGAGGGATCAATTAAAACATTGCAGCCAATAAGTTTCCATGATATCGAGAGAGAACTTAATCAAGAGAACAAAGTTGATTCGGACAGCGGCATCTTTCACGTTTCTGACCCGTTGCCCACTTCGACCAAAGAAAAACCGAGCCCTGAGAATGAGCTTGATAAATCTCTGCGGATAAAACAGACCACTCCAAAACGTCCCGAAATTATCGAGCCATTGCATTTACCACAGCGAAGACGCTCCAGTGTCAAAGACTCTTTTACAGCATCCAGCAAACACGACGACATTTCACCTTCGGCCTCAAGTAGCACAGAAGGTACCAAACTGACTAATTGCACTAGCAGGGGATCCAAGCAGCCCCCACATTTGACATTTAAACAAAAACGTCAACTAGAAATAGACGACAAGATAAAACAGAAGCAATACGAGGAGGAGCAAAGGCGGAGAAGGGTCAAGAATAAATGGGCGAAAAATGTTCCACTGCCTCTAGGAAAAAGGAAGAGTTTACCAATATCTAAGAATGAGAAGTTAGAGATTGTCAATCAACGAAAGGAGAAGCTAAAGGCGTTGGCTAAtaaggaaaaattgaattcggtAAAACCTTCGGTTGAGCGAGTTGCTCCTCAAGGCAAAGCTAAAATCAGTGCTAAGAACAGAGGTGAATTCTTGATCAGTGAACAACAGCAACAAACCGCCTCAACTTCGAAAGCCTCTTCGCGACCAAGTAAGACTTTGAAGACCAAGAAGGAATCGAAGAACAGTACAAAGGTTGCGGAGACTCCGTCAACTTCAATAACTGCGCAATCTCAGTCCAGCAAATTGGCGAGtcctaaaaaaatttccagccAAACCGTGCCACTGGAGTCGAGTAAGGATAAGAAGGCGTCTGTGAATAAGGTTTTAGCACAGACACATGAAGAACGAATGGAAGATAAGAGGAAAGGTGTTGATGAAGTCACCAGTTCAATGGCCACGGTTATGATTGACGAAATGATTGGATCAGACAAGGAAGTATCACTAAATCAGAAGGAGAACTGGGTCCCAAATTTGTTGGATAAAAAACGGCAGAAAAAGATTAGGAAGAAAGTTAGATTCGACATGGAAGCTACGACAATTAAGGAATATCCGATCGACTCTAATAATACTATGAAGAAATGTCCTGGAAAAGACGCACTTATACCCAAAGATAAATTGTTGGTTCCACCTCAACAAGTCGTCAATAAGGGACAATATCCTACATTGaaggaatttttattccacatATTAGCATGGAATCCTTCGTGGCTGGAG GAACAAAAACAACTGAATTCTGAGCCGCCGGTTGTTGTCGTGACTTCATGGCTTAAA gaacagaaaaatttaaaatctgAACCGCCGATCGTTGACGACAATGGGTTGATACCGTTGCTGACAAATTATAACAATTACAATGAATACTATCACATTATGGTGCCGCTTCTACTCCTCGAACTGTGGCACGGAATCACTAAGGAATTCGAAAGTATCGACCAAAAGAAGAG ACGTCAAACACTGTTTTGTTCAATCGTCGACAATTCgataacatgggaaaaaattcCATCAGTTAATGTGACATTAACCACAATGATGCTAGAGATGTTGGCcaacgaaaatgaaataaaaaaccaaataCATCCTGTTTACGGCGATCTTGTGTTTTTGGAATTATGCTATCGTGATGACGATGGTAAACTTCATTTCTCAAAGGTTTTCGCCTACATAACGCACATGCACAAATCCTTAATTACGCCACATACGTTTTTTAATCGTGAGCTCG GCAATTATGTGAAACAATCAACACACGTTCTTACTTACACGGTACTCACTAGACCGTTAAAAATGAACCTCTGTAAAAGACCGTTACGATTAAGGTGCGTAACTTATCTGCGATCTAGAATGAGAATGGTTCAAGCTCTGCAGTCATTACCCAGTTCGCCTCTTCTTTCCTCAATACTCAATCCAAAGACTGAATCCCGAACAAATTTGGCTCAGCCCCAAAAACCACTCCAAAACTCTCTGATCACCAAG GACAAGCTGAATTCCAAGCAGGCAGAAGCAGTGTTCAAAACGACAGAATCAATCGCTCGTAAAGAGCCCAAAATCTGTTTGATTCAAGGACCTCCAG gAACGGGCAAATCGCATGTTATCGTTAACATGGTGATGCAGGTGCTGTACGGTGATAATAGGTTCAGAAGAAAAGATGCAAGCTTGAGAATTCTGCTCTGCGCTCCGTCAAATGCTGCCATCGATGAAATAGTACTTCGCCTTTTAAAACGCCGGGCACAGCTACCTA AAGATGAACGATTCAAGATGGTTCGCGTCGGAATGACCAACGCCATGCATCCAAGAGTCAAAGAAATATCTGTTGAAGAGTTGGCCAAACGAGATGTGAAGAGGACAAACGACAGTTATAAATTTTGGGGTCAGTCAATGGATAGCCTTGAGGAAGAG GAAAGGTTTATAGAGGCTAAAATCAACGCCTTACAGTCAGAGTTGTCCAGTATGCAAAAGGTCAATGAAAGTCAAGCCCACTACAACAAGTTAAAACTTGCAAATTTGAAAGCAAGATATGATGTTATAAAGAATTGTGGTCAA aacGAAGGTAATACGGACCCTCAATATGTATTGAAACAAGAACGAGAAGCTCAAAACAACATTTTAGTTCGTGCAAACATAATTGCCTGCACGTTGTCATCCTGTTACACTAACATAATGGAATCTGCATTTGG tgACAAACAATTGAATACATGCAAAATTGCTGCtggtggtaaaaaaaacaatatatcAGTATGTATCGTGGACGAAGCAACGCAGAGCTGTGAAGCAGAAACGTTGATTCCGCTAATGCTAGGAGTGAATACTTTAGTCTTGGTTGGAGACCCGGCTCAACTTCCTGCAACGATAATTTCTCAG AGAGCGAAAAGGCTTGGCCTCGATCAGTCTTTATTTTCGCGAATTCAAAGAGCTCAAGAGAATCTGCAAAACAACTCGGTTATCATGCTAGATACCCAGTACAGAATGGTTAGCCAGATATCGCATTGGCCCAATCAGTTTTTCTACGGTGGAATGCTGAAGAATGCTGAGGTGAACGATACCCGAGCCGTACTTCCATTTCATCCATATAGAGTACTAAACATGGACACTACGCAAAGTCACGATAGGTTTTCGAACACCGATGAGGCGGAATTTGTCGCCAATCTCATACACGGTATGATCAACCACATCGATCAGAGAAAAGTACCGAAACATGTATCCATAGGTGTAATAACCCCCTACAAAAACCAGCAAAATTTAGTGGAAGCTAAGATAAACGAGAG GATCACAAACACCATGGGGAACCTTAGGGGTAAAATAAGCATCGAGGTAAATACGGTTGATAGTTTCCAAGGACACGAACGCGACATTATCGTGATGTCCTGCGTTAGGACAAACGGAATCGGATTTCTGTCGGATCCTCAGCGACTCTGCGTCGCTTTGACAAGAGCAAAACACTGTCTCGTATTATGCGGAAATTTCGCAACATTCAGG agAGACAGAATGTGGAATGCTTTGTTGGAAGATGCTCAGTCCCGAAGAAATTACATAAGACTCGAAGCTACCGCGCGTCCAAACGAAATAGTAGCGTATCTAGTCAGATGA